The Rhizobium etli 8C-3 genome has a segment encoding these proteins:
- a CDS encoding CocE/NonD family hydrolase: MTERGFTTIENHWIALKDGSQLAARIWMPDDAVADPVPAVLEFLPYRKRDGTSLRDESTYPVFAAAGIAGVRVDIRGSGESDDVIDGEYTELELANACELIAWIAAQPWSNGSVGMMGISWGGFNSLQVAALRPPALKAIISIASTVDRFNDDIHYKNGCHLSAQLSWAATMLGYQSRPPDPAIVGDRWKEMWLQRLEREPFFMEEWLKHQRKDDFWRHGSISEDFSRVDIPALVIAGWADGYRNTPLMAVEGLGSKAKALIGPWVHKYPHFAWPKPRTDFHGEAIAWWNRWLRGDKNGVDRLPQVRAYILDAVRPAPRRVFDPGFWITKDVWEPPKMQCLYVEQFGRLTEGMPIPQAPEHPVYLRSPLDTGTASGEYFTLKPDAEMALDQRGDDAGSLVFETLPLAEDHDYLGRPELTLSLRSTAATANLCVRLVDVHPDGTATRISFGVLNLAHRDSNAAPEPLKAGERTTVRIVLDACGYRVRRGHRIRLSLSTAYWPLILPPPENTGVSIDVASIGLALPKLGDHQRIEMKAPDDPDPLPKYIEHAPAATKRQVVRDLCTNLTHYHIHEDTGLFEHPQTGLSTRQVRQEVWSIAPDDPLSMTGISTWTCEMQRPAWSIRTVSTARISCTKTRWMISAVVTAYEGENKVFEKKFAEKRIARDLM; this comes from the coding sequence ATGACCGAACGCGGCTTCACGACCATCGAAAACCATTGGATCGCCCTGAAGGACGGTTCGCAGCTTGCAGCGCGCATCTGGATGCCTGACGACGCAGTGGCTGATCCCGTGCCGGCGGTCTTGGAGTTCTTGCCTTACCGCAAGCGCGACGGCACCAGCCTTCGTGATGAATCGACCTATCCCGTCTTCGCCGCTGCGGGGATTGCGGGGGTGCGCGTCGACATCAGAGGGTCGGGCGAATCCGACGATGTCATTGACGGCGAATATACCGAGCTCGAACTCGCCAACGCCTGCGAACTGATCGCCTGGATCGCTGCTCAGCCCTGGTCGAACGGTTCTGTTGGCATGATGGGTATTTCCTGGGGCGGGTTCAACAGTCTCCAGGTCGCAGCCCTTCGCCCGCCGGCCCTTAAAGCGATCATCTCCATCGCTTCGACAGTCGATCGTTTCAACGATGACATCCACTACAAAAATGGATGCCATCTTTCGGCCCAGCTTTCCTGGGCCGCAACCATGCTCGGTTATCAATCACGCCCGCCCGACCCTGCAATCGTCGGCGACCGCTGGAAGGAAATGTGGCTGCAACGCCTTGAGCGCGAACCCTTCTTCATGGAAGAGTGGCTCAAGCATCAGCGCAAGGACGACTTTTGGCGTCATGGCTCGATTTCGGAAGATTTTTCCCGCGTCGACATTCCCGCACTTGTCATCGCCGGTTGGGCCGATGGCTACCGCAATACGCCGCTGATGGCGGTGGAAGGTCTCGGCAGCAAAGCCAAGGCGCTCATCGGGCCATGGGTTCACAAATACCCGCATTTCGCCTGGCCAAAGCCACGCACCGACTTTCACGGAGAGGCAATTGCCTGGTGGAACCGCTGGCTGCGTGGCGACAAAAACGGCGTCGATCGGCTGCCGCAGGTGCGCGCCTATATCCTCGATGCCGTCCGGCCGGCACCGCGCCGGGTTTTCGATCCCGGCTTTTGGATTACCAAGGATGTCTGGGAGCCCCCAAAGATGCAGTGCCTTTATGTCGAGCAGTTCGGCCGGCTGACTGAGGGAATGCCGATCCCCCAGGCGCCGGAGCATCCCGTCTATCTGCGTTCACCACTCGATACCGGCACGGCATCAGGCGAATATTTTACGCTTAAGCCGGATGCGGAGATGGCTCTCGACCAGCGCGGCGATGATGCGGGGTCTCTCGTTTTCGAAACCCTGCCGCTTGCCGAGGACCATGACTATCTTGGCCGGCCGGAACTCACGCTTTCTCTTCGCTCAACGGCGGCGACCGCCAATCTTTGCGTTCGTCTAGTCGATGTTCATCCCGACGGGACAGCCACACGCATCTCGTTCGGCGTGCTCAACCTTGCTCATCGCGACAGCAATGCCGCGCCGGAACCGCTGAAGGCGGGAGAACGGACCACGGTGCGCATCGTCCTTGATGCCTGCGGCTATCGCGTCCGCCGCGGTCACCGCATCCGCCTTTCGCTCTCGACTGCCTATTGGCCGCTGATACTGCCACCGCCGGAGAACACTGGCGTGAGCATCGATGTGGCCTCGATCGGCCTTGCGCTTCCCAAACTGGGCGACCATCAACGGATCGAGATGAAGGCGCCTGACGATCCTGATCCACTGCCGAAATATATCGAGCACGCTCCTGCCGCCACGAAGAGACAGGTCGTCCGTGATCTCTGCACCAATTTGACCCATTATCACATCCATGAGGACACCGGTCTTTTCGAGCATCCCCAGACCGGGCTTTCGACACGGCAGGTGAGGCAGGAAGTCTGGTCGATCGCACCTGACGATCCTCTTTCGATGACCGGCATTTCCACATGGACGTGCGAGATGCAGCGCCCCGCCTGGTCCATACGCACCGTGTCGACGGCCAGGATCTCCTGCACTAAGACGCGTTGGATGATCAGCGCCGTCGTCACGGCCTATGAAGGCGAGAACAAGGTCTTTGAAAAGAAATTCGCAGAAAAGCGGATCGCCCGGGACCTGATGTAA
- a CDS encoding alpha/beta hydrolase: MPTETGVLQFLKICDSFYPADAVDASISQQRQWYDALCARFDQPVPEGLTSADALVSDRIATRHYRPKAIRTETALLYLHGGGFVVGSLESHHAICAEIADFAGAELVSVDYRLAPENRWPAQTDDCFEVLKHLLVSGRQVVLIGDSAGGNLAAGLAIRARQQRLGGITGQVLIYPALGGDLLSGSYREMQNAPGLRTSDVAYYRAMVKAPPGDPVAEPLAAASFAELPAAFITVAHFDPLRDDGRCYAAKLARAGVEVWFREEPQLVHAWLRARHMSDGARVAFRAVCEAASRFAAA, translated from the coding sequence ATGCCGACAGAGACAGGGGTTTTGCAGTTCCTAAAAATCTGTGACAGCTTCTATCCCGCTGATGCGGTAGATGCTTCCATTTCCCAGCAAAGGCAATGGTACGATGCGCTTTGTGCGCGGTTCGACCAGCCCGTGCCTGAGGGACTGACGAGTGCCGATGCCCTCGTTTCCGACCGGATAGCGACACGGCATTACCGGCCGAAGGCGATTAGGACAGAGACCGCCCTGCTTTATCTGCATGGTGGCGGCTTTGTCGTGGGATCGCTTGAAAGCCATCATGCGATCTGCGCCGAGATTGCGGATTTTGCCGGTGCCGAACTCGTTTCGGTCGATTATCGCCTTGCGCCAGAAAATCGATGGCCGGCGCAAACGGATGATTGTTTCGAGGTGTTGAAACACCTGCTCGTCTCGGGCCGGCAGGTCGTGCTGATCGGCGACAGTGCTGGCGGCAATCTCGCCGCTGGATTGGCGATCAGAGCACGGCAGCAGCGATTGGGCGGCATTACCGGCCAGGTGCTGATCTATCCGGCACTTGGCGGAGATCTTCTATCCGGTTCCTACAGGGAAATGCAAAATGCACCGGGGCTGAGAACGTCGGACGTCGCCTATTACCGTGCGATGGTGAAGGCTCCCCCAGGCGATCCTGTCGCCGAACCCCTTGCCGCCGCCTCATTTGCGGAGCTGCCGGCCGCCTTCATCACCGTCGCTCATTTCGATCCGCTGCGTGACGATGGCCGCTGCTACGCGGCAAAGCTTGCCAGGGCCGGTGTTGAGGTCTGGTTCCGCGAAGAGCCGCAATTGGTGCACGCCTGGCTGAGAGCCCGTCATATGAGCGATGGAGCCCGCGTCGCCTTTCGGGCAGTGTGCGAGGCGGCCAGCCGTTTTGCTGCAGCATGA